The following are encoded in a window of Stigmatella erecta genomic DNA:
- the folK gene encoding 2-amino-4-hydroxy-6-hydroxymethyldihydropteridine diphosphokinase, which produces MSTNVYVGLGSNEGDREGRLVAALEALSRIDAVSVMRHSSLFESAPVGPSQPPFLNAVVALDCELAPQRLLTILQRIEHDLGRRRGGARWGPRPIDLDILLWGSEVVADANLQVPHLELHKRRFALEPLVELAPELKHPVLGVTVSELLIRLAPQDVRRCSATQWPEARFLEHDS; this is translated from the coding sequence GTGAGCACCAACGTCTATGTGGGACTGGGATCCAACGAAGGAGACCGCGAAGGCCGCCTCGTGGCGGCGCTGGAAGCGCTCTCGCGCATCGACGCGGTCTCCGTGATGCGCCACTCCTCGCTGTTCGAGAGCGCGCCGGTGGGCCCCTCCCAGCCTCCCTTCCTCAACGCGGTGGTGGCGCTGGACTGCGAGCTGGCCCCGCAGCGGCTGCTGACCATTCTCCAGCGCATCGAGCATGATCTCGGCCGCCGCCGCGGCGGGGCGCGCTGGGGCCCCCGTCCCATTGATCTCGACATCCTCCTGTGGGGGAGCGAGGTGGTGGCGGACGCGAACCTCCAGGTGCCCCACCTGGAGCTGCACAAGCGCCGCTTCGCCCTCGAGCCCCTGGTGGAGCTGGCCCCCGAGTTGAAGCACCCCGTGCTGGGCGTGACGGTGAGCGAGCTGCTCATCCGCCTCGCCCCGCAGGATGTCCGCCGGTGCTCGGCCACGCAGTGGCCCGAGGCCCGCTTCCTGGAACACGACTCATGA
- a CDS encoding fumarylacetoacetate hydrolase family protein gives MTATRYCRFLHEGRAHHGRIEGQEVVVLTAAPWAGGKETGLRRSLSSLTLLVPSEASKVVCIGQNYRKHAEEMGKPVPSEPLLFIKPSTALNGPRSPIRLPKASQEVHYEAELGLVIGERLKNADEATAARAIWGLTCINDVTARDIQRREVQHTRAKSYDTFACAGPWAVTGLSPADLRILCRVNGQVRQDSRTSDMVFSPAQLVSFISHIMTLLPGDLVSTGTPSGVGALAAGDTVEVELEGIGTLANPVEMEP, from the coding sequence ATGACTGCCACCCGTTACTGCCGCTTTCTCCACGAGGGCCGGGCCCACCACGGCCGCATCGAGGGCCAGGAGGTGGTGGTGCTCACCGCCGCGCCCTGGGCCGGGGGCAAGGAGACGGGGCTGCGGCGCTCGCTGTCCTCGCTCACGCTGCTGGTGCCCTCCGAGGCCTCGAAGGTCGTCTGCATCGGGCAGAACTACCGCAAGCACGCCGAGGAGATGGGCAAGCCCGTCCCCTCCGAGCCGCTGCTCTTCATCAAGCCCTCCACGGCGCTCAACGGGCCGCGCTCGCCCATCCGCCTGCCCAAGGCCAGCCAGGAGGTGCACTACGAGGCGGAGCTGGGCCTGGTCATCGGCGAGCGGCTGAAGAACGCGGACGAGGCCACCGCGGCGCGCGCCATCTGGGGGCTCACCTGCATCAACGACGTCACGGCACGCGACATCCAGCGCCGGGAAGTCCAGCACACCCGCGCCAAGAGCTACGACACCTTCGCCTGCGCGGGGCCCTGGGCCGTGACGGGGCTGTCGCCCGCGGACCTGCGCATCCTCTGCCGCGTCAATGGCCAGGTGCGCCAGGACAGCCGCACCTCCGACATGGTCTTCAGCCCCGCCCAGCTGGTGTCCTTCATTTCCCACATCATGACGCTCCTGCCTGGTGACCTGGTAAGCACGGGCACCCCGTCCGGGGTGGGGGCGCTGGCGGCCGGCGACACCGTGGAGGTGGAGCTGGAGGGAATCGGAACCCTGGCCAATCCGGTTGAGATGGAGCCGTGA
- the dapB gene encoding 4-hydroxy-tetrahydrodipicolinate reductase — protein MLRTVITGVTGRMGSTLLRLARSSREFSIVGATARQGSPVVGLDAALAARMGEPLGLAVVDDLDRALDAGAQVVIDFTSAEASVAHARQCAAKGVAMVIGSTGFNAETRHRIVESARAIPVVLAPNTSVGVNVVIQMAAELARVLGQGFDVEVLEAHHRMKKDSPSGTALRLAEVLASTLGRESEDLTFARRGWIGPRSEREIGVQTLRGGDVVGEHTVFFFGEGERIELTHRATSRDQFGKGALRAAEWVARQRPGLYDMANVLGLQRT, from the coding sequence ATGCTGCGCACAGTCATCACCGGAGTCACCGGCCGCATGGGCAGTACGCTGCTGCGGCTCGCGCGGAGCTCGCGGGAGTTCTCCATCGTGGGCGCCACGGCGCGGCAGGGCAGCCCGGTGGTGGGGCTCGATGCGGCGCTGGCGGCCCGCATGGGCGAGCCGCTCGGGCTGGCGGTGGTGGACGACCTGGACCGCGCGCTGGATGCGGGCGCCCAGGTGGTCATCGACTTCACCAGCGCGGAGGCGAGCGTGGCCCACGCCCGGCAGTGCGCCGCCAAGGGCGTGGCCATGGTGATCGGCTCCACGGGGTTCAACGCCGAGACGCGCCACCGCATCGTCGAGAGCGCCCGCGCCATCCCCGTGGTGCTGGCGCCCAACACCTCGGTGGGCGTCAACGTCGTCATCCAGATGGCGGCGGAGCTGGCCCGGGTGCTCGGCCAGGGCTTCGACGTGGAGGTGCTGGAGGCGCACCACCGCATGAAGAAGGACTCGCCCTCGGGCACCGCGCTGCGGCTGGCGGAGGTGCTGGCCTCCACGCTGGGGCGCGAGAGCGAGGATTTGACCTTCGCGCGCCGGGGGTGGATTGGCCCGCGCTCGGAGCGGGAGATCGGCGTGCAGACGCTCCGGGGCGGCGACGTGGTGGGCGAGCACACCGTCTTCTTCTTCGGAGAGGGCGAGCGCATCGAGTTGACCCACCGGGCCACCAGCCGGGACCAGTTCGGCAAGGGGGCGCTGCGGGCGGCGGAGTGGGTGGCGCGCCAGCGCCCGGGGCTCTATGACATGGCCAACGTGCTTGGCCTCCAGAGGACATGA
- the dapA gene encoding 4-hydroxy-tetrahydrodipicolinate synthase, which translates to MKTFEGSMTALATPFREGRLDEDAYRALIERQAAGGTSGIVPMGTTGEAATMAPAERWRAVRVAVEAARGRMVVVGGAGSYSTQETVESVKHVREAGADAALIVTPYYNKPTQAGLVEHFRAIARAHPGFPLIAYNVPGRTGVDMLPEAVAKLAELPEVVALKEATGSLPRAVDLVEACGERLSLLSGDDFTVLPFIACGGKGVISVSSNVAPRMMADLVAAARAGNLAEARALQVKMNPLHKLLFAESNPIPVKWALHLMGVFGPEIRLPLTPLSEPHASRLREELGRLNLR; encoded by the coding sequence ATGAAGACTTTCGAAGGCTCCATGACTGCGCTGGCCACCCCCTTCCGGGAGGGCCGGCTCGATGAGGATGCCTACCGGGCGCTCATCGAGCGCCAGGCCGCGGGGGGCACGAGCGGCATCGTGCCCATGGGCACCACGGGCGAGGCCGCGACGATGGCCCCCGCGGAGCGCTGGCGCGCGGTGCGGGTGGCGGTGGAGGCCGCGCGCGGGCGGATGGTGGTGGTGGGCGGCGCGGGCTCCTACAGCACCCAGGAGACGGTGGAGTCGGTGAAGCACGTGCGCGAGGCGGGGGCCGACGCGGCGCTCATCGTCACGCCCTACTACAACAAGCCGACGCAGGCGGGCCTGGTGGAGCACTTCCGCGCCATCGCCCGCGCGCACCCGGGCTTCCCGCTCATCGCCTACAACGTGCCGGGGCGCACCGGCGTGGACATGCTGCCGGAGGCCGTGGCGAAGCTGGCGGAGCTCCCCGAGGTGGTGGCCCTCAAGGAGGCCACGGGCAGCCTGCCGCGCGCGGTGGACCTGGTGGAGGCGTGCGGCGAGCGCCTCTCGCTCCTGTCGGGCGATGACTTCACGGTGCTGCCCTTCATCGCCTGTGGCGGCAAGGGCGTCATCTCCGTGTCCTCCAACGTGGCCCCCCGGATGATGGCGGACCTGGTGGCGGCGGCGCGCGCGGGGAACCTGGCGGAGGCCCGGGCGCTCCAGGTGAAGATGAACCCCCTGCACAAGCTGCTCTTCGCCGAGTCCAACCCCATCCCGGTGAAGTGGGCGCTGCACCTGATGGGCGTCTTCGGCCCGGAGATCCGCCTGCCCCTGACCCCGTTGTCCGAGCCTCATGCTTCCCGGTTGCGCGAGGAGCTGGGCCGGTTGAACCTGCGGTAA
- the lysA gene encoding diaminopimelate decarboxylase, whose amino-acid sequence MSAFAYRKGGLHAESVPLRAIAEAVGTPAYVYSQAALTEHFQVLDEAFGEYPHLICYSVKANSTLAVLGLFAGLGSGFDIVSGGELARVRQARGDMAKTVFAGVGKTREEMARALAAGILLFNVESAEELELLDAVGREAGRRAPFALRVNPDVDARTHRHISTGLKTSKFGVPFEEAVALYARARKLKGVRALGVDCHIGSQLTRTAPMKAALSKVAGLYAQLQAQGHALEYLDIGGGLGITYTQETPPSPQEYARTVLEAVKGTGARLLLEPGRSLVGNAGVLLTRVLYRKQTPAKTFVVVDAGMNDLLRPALYEAHHVLQPVVKARGKAVEVDVVGPVCESTDVLAPGRALVLPKQGDLYAVMSAGAYGMSMASTYNSRPRPAEVLVDGTAWRVVRERERDEDLWRGERA is encoded by the coding sequence GTGAGCGCCTTTGCTTACCGGAAGGGCGGCCTCCATGCGGAGTCCGTCCCGCTGAGGGCCATCGCCGAGGCGGTGGGCACCCCGGCCTACGTGTACTCCCAGGCGGCCCTCACGGAGCACTTCCAGGTGCTGGATGAGGCCTTCGGGGAGTACCCCCACCTCATCTGTTACTCGGTGAAGGCCAACAGCACCCTGGCCGTGCTGGGGCTGTTCGCGGGGCTGGGCAGCGGCTTCGACATCGTCTCCGGCGGGGAGCTGGCCCGGGTGCGGCAGGCCCGCGGGGACATGGCCAAGACGGTGTTCGCCGGGGTGGGCAAGACGCGGGAGGAGATGGCCCGGGCGCTCGCGGCCGGCATCCTCCTGTTCAACGTGGAGAGCGCCGAGGAGCTGGAGCTGCTCGATGCGGTGGGGCGGGAGGCCGGGCGCCGCGCCCCCTTCGCCCTGCGCGTCAACCCGGACGTGGACGCGCGCACCCACCGCCACATCTCCACGGGGCTGAAGACCTCCAAGTTCGGCGTGCCCTTCGAGGAGGCGGTGGCGCTCTACGCCCGCGCCCGGAAGCTGAAGGGCGTGCGCGCGCTCGGCGTGGACTGCCACATCGGCTCGCAGCTCACCCGCACGGCGCCCATGAAGGCGGCGCTGTCCAAGGTGGCCGGGCTCTACGCGCAGCTCCAGGCCCAGGGCCATGCCCTGGAGTACCTGGACATCGGCGGCGGCCTGGGCATCACCTACACGCAGGAGACGCCCCCCTCGCCCCAGGAGTACGCCCGCACCGTGCTGGAGGCGGTGAAGGGCACCGGCGCCCGCCTGCTCCTGGAGCCGGGCCGGTCGCTGGTGGGCAATGCCGGGGTGCTGCTCACCCGGGTGCTGTACCGCAAGCAGACCCCCGCGAAGACCTTCGTGGTGGTGGACGCAGGGATGAATGATCTGCTCCGCCCGGCGCTTTACGAGGCGCACCACGTCCTGCAACCCGTGGTGAAAGCGCGGGGCAAGGCCGTGGAGGTGGATGTGGTGGGCCCGGTGTGCGAGTCCACCGACGTGCTGGCCCCGGGGCGGGCGCTGGTGCTGCCCAAGCAGGGCGACCTCTACGCGGTGATGAGCGCGGGCGCGTATGGCATGAGCATGGCGTCTACCTACAACTCGCGGCCCCGGCCGGCCGAGGTGCTGGTGGACGGGACGGCCTGGCGGGTGGTGCGCGAGCGCGAGCGGGATGAGGATCTCTGGCGCGGCGAGCGGGCCTGA
- a CDS encoding TIGR04551 family protein, with protein sequence MSNVLLAALLVASATATAQTSQPVPESGTPAAPPSASPATAAPASVPPAPAAEAAAASPLSPEAEAELARRLEAAKAEMREEIRAQIATQSLANASESNWQSEFAEERRKLEIFTLDGYLRLRPNLFYKFDLGQAPGRRLFPFTSPRSPAENTQAGTNMRVRLEPTFNVSEEVRIKLQVDALDNILLGSTPDSSFTGSDRDIYTIFSESQQPPASAINAFKDSLSIKRAYGEVSTPVGMLRFGRMGSHWGLGMLRNDGNCVDCDFGDNVDRIQFVTEPFAGFYVTPMVDFNSEGVSSEVRNAEREPVDLTNADDSHSYVLAIARRDTEQQVRAKLENNQGVLNYGLHFTYRSQRWEATGYEGGNFQGNTPTTAGFIPRDAKLYVPDLWLRYEERLWRLEVELALMYGSIGNRALTLEGSVDPAQNQDLRILQFGGVVQGEYRLLNSKLKLGLELGVASGDKAAGFGNYPRRRTTNEDNEQLDGPQYTCAVGGCSDDAIRNFRFNRAYRVDLILWRELIGGLTDAVYFKPSLKYSIADGFEVYGSVIYSQALYAESTPSRTSKSLGVEVDVGARFETEDGFIAGIDWGILFPMSGLQDAGIPLDFETAQAVRGTLGIRF encoded by the coding sequence ATGTCCAACGTCCTGCTGGCGGCGCTGCTCGTCGCCTCCGCCACGGCCACCGCCCAGACGTCCCAGCCGGTGCCCGAGAGCGGGACGCCCGCAGCCCCCCCGTCCGCGTCTCCGGCGACGGCTGCCCCCGCGTCCGTTCCGCCCGCCCCCGCCGCCGAAGCCGCCGCCGCCTCGCCGCTGTCTCCCGAGGCCGAGGCCGAGCTGGCCCGCCGGTTGGAGGCGGCCAAGGCCGAGATGCGTGAGGAGATCCGCGCGCAGATCGCCACCCAGTCGCTGGCCAACGCCTCCGAGTCCAACTGGCAGTCGGAGTTCGCCGAGGAGCGGCGCAAGCTCGAAATCTTTACCCTGGACGGGTACCTGCGCCTGCGGCCGAACCTCTTCTACAAGTTCGACCTGGGCCAGGCCCCGGGCCGCCGCCTGTTCCCCTTCACCTCGCCGCGCTCGCCCGCGGAGAACACCCAGGCGGGCACCAACATGCGGGTGCGGCTGGAGCCCACCTTCAACGTCTCCGAGGAGGTGCGCATCAAGCTCCAGGTGGACGCGCTGGACAACATCCTCCTGGGCTCCACGCCGGACAGCTCCTTCACGGGCAGCGACCGGGACATCTACACGATTTTCTCCGAGAGCCAGCAGCCGCCCGCCTCGGCCATCAACGCCTTCAAGGACTCCCTCTCCATCAAGCGCGCCTACGGCGAGGTGTCCACGCCGGTGGGCATGCTGCGCTTTGGCCGCATGGGCAGCCACTGGGGCCTGGGCATGCTGCGCAACGACGGCAACTGCGTGGACTGCGACTTCGGCGACAACGTGGACCGCATCCAGTTCGTCACCGAGCCGTTCGCCGGCTTCTACGTGACGCCGATGGTCGACTTCAACTCGGAGGGCGTCTCCAGCGAGGTGCGCAACGCCGAGCGCGAGCCGGTGGACCTGACCAACGCGGACGACAGCCACAGCTACGTGCTGGCCATCGCCCGGCGGGACACCGAGCAGCAGGTGCGCGCCAAGCTGGAGAACAACCAGGGCGTGCTCAACTACGGCCTGCACTTCACCTACCGCTCGCAGCGCTGGGAGGCCACGGGCTACGAGGGCGGCAACTTCCAGGGCAACACCCCCACCACCGCGGGCTTCATCCCCCGCGACGCCAAGCTGTACGTGCCGGACCTGTGGCTGCGCTACGAGGAGCGCCTGTGGCGGCTCGAGGTGGAGCTGGCCCTCATGTACGGCAGCATCGGCAACCGCGCGCTGACGCTGGAGGGCTCGGTGGACCCGGCGCAGAACCAGGACCTGCGCATCCTCCAGTTCGGTGGCGTGGTCCAGGGCGAGTACCGGCTGCTCAACTCCAAGCTGAAGCTGGGCCTGGAGCTCGGCGTCGCCTCGGGTGACAAGGCCGCGGGCTTCGGCAACTACCCGCGCCGCCGCACCACCAACGAGGACAACGAGCAGCTCGACGGGCCGCAGTACACCTGCGCCGTGGGCGGCTGCAGCGACGATGCCATCCGCAACTTCCGCTTCAACCGCGCCTACCGCGTGGACCTCATCCTGTGGCGCGAGCTCATCGGCGGCCTCACCGACGCGGTCTACTTCAAGCCGTCGCTGAAGTACTCCATCGCCGACGGCTTCGAGGTGTACGGCTCCGTCATCTACTCGCAGGCGCTCTACGCGGAGTCCACGCCGTCGCGGACCAGCAAGAGCCTGGGCGTGGAGGTGGACGTGGGGGCGCGCTTCGAGACGGAGGACGGCTTCATCGCGGGCATCGACTGGGGCATCCTCTTCCCCATGAGCGGCCTGCAGGATGCGGGCATCCCCCTGGACTTCGAGACCGCGCAGGCGGTGCGTGGCACGCTGGGCATCCGCTTCTAG
- the mutM gene encoding bifunctional DNA-formamidopyrimidine glycosylase/DNA-(apurinic or apyrimidinic site) lyase, with protein sequence MPELPEVEIARRNLVRWLDAHRVVKAEADDTRIFRGAERAAFARLKGRVESLERRGKYLLFTFEAGRGLLAHLGMTGKFVRRTQEQVQPHSRARFHLEDGAVLHFADPRLFGRMEPVPAAQLRALAAVQSLGRDPLVDGLTGPQLAEAVGPSKQALKVALMDQGRLAGLGNIHAAEALFRAGLHPARVPGSLTPEEWKRLARAIHATIAFGLKEQEGEEPVYLEDRGAVNLFRVYGRAGEPCSKCKAPVESFTQAGRTTHVCPQCQPLGAQRPGPKRTPGR encoded by the coding sequence ATGCCTGAGCTCCCAGAGGTAGAGATTGCCCGGCGGAACCTGGTACGTTGGCTCGACGCGCACCGCGTGGTGAAGGCCGAGGCGGACGACACCCGGATTTTCCGGGGGGCGGAGCGGGCGGCCTTTGCCCGGTTGAAGGGGCGGGTGGAGTCCCTGGAGCGCCGGGGAAAATACCTGCTCTTCACCTTCGAGGCGGGCCGCGGCCTGCTGGCCCACCTGGGGATGACCGGAAAGTTCGTCCGGCGCACGCAGGAGCAGGTCCAGCCCCACAGCCGGGCCCGCTTTCACCTGGAGGATGGCGCCGTCCTCCACTTCGCGGACCCCCGTCTTTTCGGGCGGATGGAGCCTGTCCCGGCCGCGCAGCTCCGGGCGCTTGCCGCCGTGCAGTCCCTGGGGAGGGATCCGCTAGTGGACGGCCTGACGGGGCCGCAGCTAGCCGAGGCGGTGGGGCCCTCGAAGCAGGCCCTGAAGGTGGCGCTGATGGACCAGGGGCGCCTGGCGGGCCTGGGCAACATCCACGCGGCCGAGGCGCTCTTCCGGGCGGGCCTGCACCCGGCGCGCGTGCCCGGCAGCCTCACCCCGGAGGAGTGGAAGCGCCTGGCGCGGGCCATCCACGCCACCATCGCCTTCGGCCTGAAGGAGCAGGAGGGGGAAGAACCGGTTTACCTGGAGGACCGGGGGGCGGTGAACCTCTTCCGGGTGTATGGCCGCGCGGGGGAGCCCTGCTCGAAGTGCAAGGCCCCGGTGGAGTCCTTCACCCAGGCGGGCCGCACCACGCACGTCTGTCCCCAGTGCCAGCCGTTGGGGGCGCAACGCCCGGGGCCGAAGCGGACGCCGGGGCGTTGA
- a CDS encoding superoxide dismutase, translated as MAEKKYTPLKFPELKGLKGISDAVLETHFKLYEGYVNRANKLTESLSGLAAKGEAAGTNPVYAELTRRLGFEYNGMVLHEYYFGNMKPGGTPPGERFKKAAEASFGSFENWLTDFKAVATMPGIGWAVTFQDPRNGWLSNHWITLHETNNIAGFTPILVLDAWEHAFVPDYKANERAKYVDAYFSNVDYEAAEARLNVK; from the coding sequence ATGGCCGAGAAGAAGTACACGCCGCTGAAGTTCCCCGAGCTCAAGGGCCTCAAGGGCATCAGCGATGCGGTCCTCGAGACGCACTTCAAGCTCTACGAGGGCTATGTCAACCGCGCCAACAAGCTCACCGAGAGCCTGTCGGGCCTGGCCGCCAAGGGCGAGGCGGCCGGCACCAACCCCGTCTACGCGGAGCTGACGCGCCGGCTGGGCTTCGAGTACAACGGCATGGTCCTGCACGAGTACTACTTCGGCAACATGAAGCCGGGGGGCACCCCGCCGGGCGAGCGGTTCAAGAAGGCGGCCGAGGCGAGCTTCGGCTCGTTCGAGAACTGGCTGACGGACTTCAAGGCCGTGGCCACCATGCCGGGCATCGGCTGGGCCGTCACCTTCCAGGATCCGCGCAACGGGTGGCTGTCCAACCACTGGATCACCCTGCACGAGACCAACAACATCGCCGGCTTCACGCCCATCCTCGTCCTGGACGCGTGGGAGCACGCCTTCGTGCCGGACTACAAGGCCAACGAGCGCGCCAAGTACGTGGATGCCTACTTCTCCAACGTGGACTACGAGGCCGCCGAGGCCCGCCTCAACGTGAAGTAA
- a CDS encoding M48 family metallopeptidase has protein sequence MQRILSVVLGLTVVAGFATGCATQRIKAEKAVARTLISDEQEEQLGAQVKQQLEQEEKIQYVQDAAVTQYVNSVATPILRAANKDRSGVKWQVFVINDPKTVNAFATPGGYLYVYTGLILAADNEAELAGVLAHEAGHVVGRHSARAMVNAYGLQALSELALGKNPGMAAQIAAQLAGTGAQLAHGRSEETEADEYGARYSTAAGYDPKGLITFFDKLRQQEGNTPGVLKWLSTHPTSADRISHLQQYISQNRLSGANVGADRIGPIKQRLKSP, from the coding sequence ATGCAGCGAATCCTCTCGGTGGTTCTGGGTCTTACGGTCGTGGCGGGATTCGCCACGGGCTGCGCCACACAGCGCATCAAGGCGGAGAAGGCCGTCGCGCGCACCCTCATCTCGGACGAGCAGGAGGAACAGCTCGGCGCGCAGGTGAAGCAGCAGCTCGAGCAGGAAGAGAAAATCCAGTACGTCCAGGACGCGGCCGTCACGCAGTACGTGAACAGCGTGGCCACCCCCATTCTCCGGGCGGCCAACAAGGACCGCTCCGGGGTGAAGTGGCAGGTCTTCGTCATCAATGATCCGAAGACGGTGAACGCCTTCGCCACGCCCGGCGGCTACCTCTACGTCTACACGGGGCTCATCCTCGCGGCGGACAACGAGGCGGAGCTCGCAGGGGTGCTGGCGCACGAGGCGGGCCACGTCGTGGGCCGCCACTCGGCGCGCGCCATGGTGAACGCCTACGGCCTCCAGGCGCTGAGCGAGCTGGCGCTGGGCAAGAACCCGGGCATGGCGGCGCAGATCGCCGCGCAGCTGGCCGGCACGGGCGCGCAGCTGGCGCACGGCCGCAGCGAGGAGACGGAGGCCGACGAGTACGGCGCGCGCTACAGCACCGCTGCGGGCTATGACCCCAAGGGCCTCATCACCTTCTTCGACAAGCTGCGGCAGCAGGAGGGCAACACGCCCGGCGTGCTCAAGTGGCTGAGCACGCACCCCACCAGCGCCGACCGCATCTCCCACCTCCAGCAGTACATCAGCCAGAACCGGCTGAGCGGCGCGAACGTGGGCGCCGACCGCATCGGCCCCATCAAGCAGCGCCTGAAGAGCCCGTAG
- a CDS encoding YihY/virulence factor BrkB family protein — translation MRLFKLKHLSWREFGRRFIKEFEEDTVTDCAAQLSYYFLFSLFPFLFFLVTLAAYLPFAHGTAEAMVERIAPLVPGDAFSLIHEHLSALVNQPRPKLLTLGLVVALWSASRGVDALRKALNLAYDVPESRPLWKTQGVAMLMTLVGTLLLPLSFTVFLLGGKLGQWIAGKLQLIDEFHAVWSWLRWPFTASLVMLMLALCYYVLPDVKQRFKYITPGSLLGTGLWLVSTWGFTQYVDTFGNYNVTYGSIGGVVVLLTWLYISGLIFIVGGEVNAILEHASQDVRSKAKGARAPGEPSPLEPPLKTPGAAKSASSARKTRYAFWRWKRRVARGLPPEADGPEGPRGPTVH, via the coding sequence ATGCGACTGTTCAAGCTCAAACACCTCTCGTGGCGTGAGTTCGGCCGGCGGTTCATCAAGGAGTTCGAGGAGGACACGGTCACCGACTGCGCCGCGCAGCTCTCGTACTACTTCCTCTTCTCGCTCTTTCCGTTCCTGTTCTTCCTCGTCACGCTGGCGGCCTATCTGCCCTTCGCCCACGGGACGGCGGAGGCCATGGTGGAGCGCATCGCCCCGCTGGTGCCGGGGGATGCGTTCTCGCTCATCCACGAGCACCTGAGCGCGCTGGTGAACCAGCCCCGGCCCAAGCTGCTGACGCTGGGCCTGGTGGTGGCGCTCTGGTCGGCCTCGCGCGGGGTGGATGCGCTGCGCAAGGCGCTCAACCTCGCCTACGACGTGCCGGAGTCCCGGCCCCTGTGGAAGACGCAGGGCGTGGCCATGCTGATGACGCTGGTGGGCACGCTGCTGCTGCCCCTGTCCTTCACGGTGTTCCTGCTGGGCGGAAAGCTGGGCCAGTGGATCGCCGGGAAGCTGCAGCTCATCGACGAGTTCCACGCCGTCTGGTCCTGGCTGCGCTGGCCGTTCACCGCCTCGCTGGTAATGCTGATGCTGGCGCTCTGCTACTACGTGCTGCCGGACGTGAAGCAGCGCTTCAAGTACATCACCCCGGGTTCCCTGCTGGGCACGGGGCTGTGGCTGGTGAGCACCTGGGGCTTCACCCAGTACGTGGACACGTTCGGCAACTACAACGTGACGTACGGCTCCATCGGCGGCGTGGTGGTGCTGCTGACGTGGCTCTACATCAGCGGCCTCATCTTCATCGTCGGCGGCGAGGTGAACGCCATCCTGGAGCATGCCTCGCAGGATGTGCGCTCGAAGGCCAAGGGCGCCCGGGCGCCCGGAGAGCCCTCACCGCTCGAGCCGCCCCTCAAGACGCCCGGGGCGGCCAAGAGCGCCAGCAGCGCGCGCAAGACGCGCTACGCCTTCTGGCGCTGGAAGCGGCGCGTGGCCCGGGGGCTGCCCCCCGAGGCCGATGGGCCCGAGGGGCCGCGCGGGCCCACCGTGCACTGA
- the queG gene encoding tRNA epoxyqueuosine(34) reductase QueG, translating into MSSLPTTWLRQLAEAVGFDLVGFSRAEPIPAEVLCSWVEAGYAADMDWMGERAAERLDVRLLLPGAKTVVSFANNYYRDDPEAVDSPIARYARGRDYHSTLKDRMKAFRKALQEGYPGIGTYGGVDSGPLMEKVWAARAGLGYVGKNGCFITERYGSWVLLATVILDREVDAYGEGPAADRCGSCRKCIMSCPSGALVGNGRVDARACLSYQTIENRAHEVPESFRVMMDNLVFGCDICQDVCPLNRKPVFAEHARFAPRAVAGLGVMELAGLTPEQYAQFIPGTALARARYDGLRRNAIYALGASRQEQARVLLEKLSEEPSEAVRSAAQWALRQLAQ; encoded by the coding sequence TTGAGTTCCTTGCCCACCACCTGGTTGCGCCAGCTCGCCGAAGCCGTGGGCTTCGACCTGGTGGGCTTCTCGCGCGCGGAGCCCATCCCCGCGGAGGTGCTCTGCTCCTGGGTGGAGGCCGGCTACGCCGCGGACATGGACTGGATGGGAGAGCGCGCCGCGGAACGGCTCGATGTCCGCCTGCTCCTGCCGGGGGCGAAGACGGTGGTGTCCTTCGCCAACAACTACTACCGGGATGACCCGGAGGCCGTGGACTCGCCCATCGCCCGCTACGCCCGGGGGCGCGACTACCACTCGACGCTGAAGGACCGGATGAAGGCCTTCCGCAAGGCGCTCCAGGAGGGCTACCCCGGCATCGGCACCTACGGCGGCGTGGACAGCGGCCCCCTCATGGAGAAGGTGTGGGCGGCGCGCGCGGGGCTCGGCTACGTGGGGAAGAACGGCTGCTTCATCACCGAGCGCTACGGCTCGTGGGTGCTGCTGGCCACGGTCATCCTCGACCGGGAGGTGGATGCCTATGGCGAGGGGCCGGCGGCGGACCGGTGTGGCTCGTGCCGCAAGTGCATCATGTCCTGCCCCTCGGGGGCGCTGGTGGGCAACGGGCGCGTGGATGCGCGGGCCTGCCTGTCCTACCAGACCATCGAGAACCGGGCGCACGAGGTGCCCGAGTCCTTCCGCGTCATGATGGACAACCTCGTCTTCGGCTGTGACATCTGCCAGGACGTGTGCCCGCTCAACCGAAAGCCCGTCTTCGCGGAGCACGCGCGCTTCGCGCCCCGGGCCGTCGCGGGGCTGGGGGTGATGGAGCTGGCGGGCCTCACCCCCGAGCAGTACGCGCAGTTCATCCCGGGCACGGCGCTCGCGCGGGCGCGCTACGACGGGCTGCGGCGCAACGCCATCTACGCGCTGGGCGCTTCCCGGCAGGAGCAGGCCCGGGTGCTGCTGGAGAAGCTCAGCGAGGAGCCGAGCGAGGCGGTGCGGAGCGCCGCGCAGTGGGCGCTCCGGCAACTGGCCCAGTGA